A genomic window from Candidatus Tumulicola sp. includes:
- a CDS encoding 23S rRNA (pseudouridine(1915)-N(3))-methyltransferase RlmH, whose protein sequence is MNLDVIAVDKMRESYLRDGCAMYRRRLAPYISVNVIEVKAQPNDLESEGRALLARVAAGSVVWALDREGTLLDSLGVAGRLAAVERAGNRRLALVIGGPAGLHDLVLKIVDFRWSLSPLTFLHEMTRLLVFEQLYRAIKINRGEPYHR, encoded by the coding sequence ATGAATCTGGACGTGATCGCGGTCGACAAGATGCGCGAGAGCTACCTGCGCGATGGCTGCGCCATGTACCGCAGGCGTCTTGCGCCGTACATCTCGGTCAATGTGATCGAGGTGAAGGCGCAACCGAACGACCTCGAGAGCGAAGGGCGCGCGCTGCTCGCGCGGGTTGCAGCCGGCAGCGTCGTGTGGGCGCTCGATCGCGAAGGCACGCTGCTTGATTCGCTCGGAGTCGCCGGCAGACTCGCGGCGGTCGAGCGCGCAGGCAACCGGCGCCTTGCGCTCGTCATCGGGGGGCCGGCTGGACTTCACGACTTGGTTCTCAAAATAGTCGACTTCCGCTGGTCGCTCTCTCCGCTGACGTTTTTGCATGAGATGACGCGACTGCTCGTTTTCGAGCAGCTCTATCGCGCGATCAAGATCAATCGCGGCGAGCCGTATC
- the dprA gene encoding DNA-processing protein DprA, producing the protein MDDLELGYLLAVAGAGAWAPRPLASWLRALGSPRAIVDHIRTHEGAPPDGAEALSFDALTRLAQVDEAAAAGALDEARKAKARIVLHSDAAYPTKLRDLCDRPLVLYCRGDLGALERRCVAIVGSRAATSYGRLVATAMASDFAAFGATVVSGLARGIDAAAHRGAIEANAPTVAVLGSGVCALYPPYHALLAEEIVDAGGTVLSEFPPSMTARAHQFPMRNRVVAALADATVVVEASNRSGALITARLADELGRAVYAVPGDVTRPTSCGTNALIADGVALVTGAADVAALLNWEPLGLHSPSAPSGPKEDRDLLKLLDGGTGIDELSARMGAPAADVAARLTLLELQGIVERKPGGNYALVRGGAASKAAAR; encoded by the coding sequence ATGGACGACCTCGAGCTCGGCTACCTGCTGGCGGTCGCCGGTGCCGGCGCCTGGGCGCCCCGGCCGCTTGCTTCGTGGCTGCGGGCGCTCGGTTCGCCGCGCGCGATCGTCGACCACATCCGCACCCATGAGGGCGCGCCGCCGGACGGCGCCGAAGCGCTCTCGTTTGACGCGCTGACGCGGCTTGCGCAAGTGGATGAGGCGGCGGCGGCTGGGGCTCTCGACGAAGCCAGAAAAGCCAAGGCGCGTATCGTGTTGCATTCTGACGCGGCTTATCCCACGAAGCTGCGCGACCTGTGCGACCGCCCACTGGTGCTGTATTGTCGGGGCGATCTCGGCGCGTTGGAACGCCGCTGCGTCGCCATCGTCGGCAGCCGCGCGGCGACGTCGTACGGGCGCTTGGTCGCGACCGCCATGGCTTCCGATTTCGCGGCGTTCGGCGCGACGGTCGTTTCGGGCCTCGCGCGCGGCATCGATGCGGCTGCGCATCGCGGCGCGATCGAGGCGAACGCGCCCACCGTTGCGGTGCTCGGGTCGGGCGTCTGTGCGCTGTATCCGCCATACCATGCGCTGCTCGCCGAAGAGATCGTCGACGCAGGCGGCACCGTGCTCTCGGAATTTCCTCCGAGCATGACCGCTCGCGCGCATCAATTTCCGATGCGCAACCGCGTGGTCGCGGCGCTGGCCGACGCCACGGTGGTCGTCGAGGCAAGCAATCGCAGCGGCGCGCTCATCACGGCGCGTCTTGCCGATGAACTCGGCCGCGCGGTATACGCCGTCCCCGGCGATGTGACACGCCCGACGAGTTGCGGCACCAACGCCCTCATCGCCGACGGCGTGGCATTGGTCACCGGTGCCGCGGACGTCGCCGCGCTTTTGAACTGGGAACCGCTCGGTTTGCATTCACCGAGCGCGCCGAGCGGACCCAAGGAGGATCGCGATCTGCTGAAGCTGCTCGATGGCGGCACGGGCATCGACGAGCTCAGCGCTCGCATGGGGGCTCCTGCTGCGGACGTCGCGGCCCGGTTGACGCTGCTGGAGCTGCAAGGCATCGTCGAACGCAAGCCGGGCGGGAACTACGCGCTGGTGCGCGGTGGTGCCGCGTCGAAGGCGGCTGCGAGATGA
- a CDS encoding HAD-IA family hydrolase encodes MAQDVRAVFFDAGYTLLCMEPDQKTNFLQACTDLGIDIDQNRLAGGIARANVLLGPRHPEAAAQRFSIELVDQFWIEYNRVLLSACAVDPADAARAEAVYRRFLERLGWRVYDEVRPLLLALRARGIMLGVISNWTGDLEEVLRSVQLRDAFDFVLDSAHLGFEKPHPQIFHEALRRAGSAAQHALHVGDSPEHDVEGALAAGLRAALLDRDERFADFDRAPRLTNLKQVLALLDSA; translated from the coding sequence ATGGCCCAGGATGTACGCGCAGTCTTTTTCGACGCAGGCTACACGCTCCTTTGCATGGAGCCCGACCAAAAGACCAACTTTTTGCAGGCTTGTACCGATTTGGGCATCGATATCGACCAAAATCGACTCGCCGGCGGCATCGCGCGCGCCAACGTCTTGCTCGGTCCGCGCCATCCCGAGGCCGCCGCGCAACGCTTTTCCATCGAATTGGTCGATCAGTTTTGGATCGAATACAATCGCGTGCTGTTGTCCGCATGCGCGGTCGATCCGGCGGACGCCGCCCGCGCTGAAGCGGTGTACCGGCGCTTCCTCGAACGCCTTGGGTGGCGCGTCTACGACGAAGTCCGGCCGCTGCTTCTCGCGCTGCGCGCGCGCGGCATCATGCTCGGCGTGATATCGAATTGGACGGGCGATCTCGAGGAGGTGCTGCGCTCCGTCCAGCTGCGCGATGCATTCGATTTCGTTTTGGATTCGGCGCATCTCGGGTTTGAGAAACCGCACCCGCAGATCTTCCATGAGGCGCTGCGGCGCGCCGGTTCGGCCGCGCAACACGCGCTTCACGTCGGCGATTCTCCGGAACACGACGTCGAGGGCGCGCTTGCAGCCGGCTTGCGAGCGGCACTGCTCGATCGCGATGAACGCTTCGCGGATTTCGATCGCGCCCCGCGCCTGACGAATCTAAAGCAAGTGCTTGCGCTTCTCGATTCCGCTTGA
- a CDS encoding DUF5679 domain-containing protein → MPEAYCVKCKAKREIKNPQQITMKNGRPAVQGECPVCSTKLFKIGASA, encoded by the coding sequence ATGCCTGAAGCGTATTGCGTGAAATGCAAAGCCAAGAGAGAGATCAAGAACCCACAGCAGATCACCATGAAGAACGGCCGTCCTGCGGTGCAGGGCGAGTGTCCGGTGTGCTCGACCAAGCTGTTCAAGATAGGGGCATCCGCATAA
- the nrdR gene encoding transcriptional regulator NrdR, with protein sequence MLCPACRSGDTRVVDSRDDESAVRRRRECQACRHRFTTYERIEAARLFIVKKDGRREPYSRDKVLSGLRKACEKRPISDSVMQEVADTVERELYARGESEVASSAVGELVMRALRTLDEIAYIRFASVYRSFTDISSFQEELAQLQKKNK encoded by the coding sequence ATGTTGTGTCCGGCCTGCCGCAGCGGCGACACGAGAGTCGTCGATAGCCGCGATGACGAAAGCGCAGTCCGCCGGCGGCGCGAATGCCAAGCATGTCGCCACCGCTTCACCACCTACGAGCGCATCGAAGCAGCACGGCTATTCATCGTCAAGAAAGATGGCCGTCGCGAGCCTTATAGTCGCGACAAAGTGCTCTCCGGGCTGCGCAAGGCATGCGAGAAACGTCCGATATCCGATTCCGTCATGCAGGAAGTCGCCGACACCGTCGAGCGCGAGCTTTACGCTCGCGGCGAAAGCGAAGTAGCGTCCAGCGCGGTCGGCGAGCTGGTCATGCGGGCGCTGCGCACGCTCGACGAGATCGCCTACATCCGTTTCGCCTCGGTGTATCGATCCTTCACCGACATCAGTTCGTTTCAAGAAGAGCTCGCGCAGCTGCAGAAAAAGAACAAGTGA
- the dut gene encoding dUTP diphosphatase — MNQEVRIAITVLPEGDGLPLPAYMSADAAGCDLFAAVDDQLMLQPGERALVSAGFSMAIPSGYEAQVRPRSGLALKHGVTILNSPGTIDADYRGPVSVILVNLGDTPFLIRRGDRIAQMIVARVTRASFASVAELDVTGRGAGGFGSTDKNAS; from the coding sequence GTGAACCAAGAGGTCCGCATCGCGATCACCGTGCTGCCGGAGGGCGATGGCCTGCCGCTGCCCGCGTACATGAGCGCCGACGCGGCCGGCTGCGACCTGTTCGCGGCGGTCGACGATCAACTGATGCTGCAGCCCGGCGAACGCGCGTTGGTCTCCGCCGGATTCTCGATGGCCATACCCTCAGGCTATGAAGCGCAGGTCCGCCCGCGCAGCGGGCTGGCCCTGAAACACGGCGTCACGATCTTGAACTCACCGGGGACGATCGACGCCGATTATCGCGGACCCGTCAGCGTGATCCTGGTCAATCTCGGCGACACGCCGTTTTTGATCCGCCGCGGCGATCGCATCGCGCAGATGATCGTCGCGCGCGTGACGCGCGCTTCGTTTGCGAGCGTGGCCGAACTCGACGTCACCGGCCGCGGCGCCGGCGGATTCGGCTCGACCGACAAGAACGCGAGCTGA
- a CDS encoding 2-dehydropantoate 2-reductase, giving the protein MRALVVGAGAVGQYLAARLRTGDHDVVLLGRAATTATLQKAGVTLRADGRTQAVAVSGTSDLADPILRDPFELVIPAVKSYATLGAIDSIKALPACSEASLLVVQNGLGNEELCASAFGADRVVAAALTTAVDRFGESGVIASAKGGLTIAPVGQLAHNWLIAAFETTGMKVAAAADWRALKWSKLCINLMANAVCAILDWTPEQVYGNRGSFGIERRCLLEAIAAMEALNLSPVGLIDFPVPLLIGAVRALPSAVLRPVLAGRVVGGRGGKLPSLLMDLRAHRSQLEVEALNGAVAQRASAAGVAAPANAAVTRILRSIAANEIDWDLYRGKPEALAAAIS; this is encoded by the coding sequence GTGCGGGCGCTGGTCGTCGGGGCAGGGGCTGTCGGCCAGTACCTCGCCGCGCGCCTGCGCACAGGCGACCACGACGTGGTGCTGCTGGGGCGGGCTGCAACTACAGCCACGCTGCAAAAAGCCGGCGTGACGCTGCGCGCGGACGGGCGCACGCAAGCGGTAGCGGTGAGCGGTACGTCGGATCTTGCCGACCCGATCCTACGCGACCCGTTCGAACTCGTCATCCCGGCGGTGAAGTCGTATGCGACCCTCGGGGCGATCGATTCGATCAAAGCCTTGCCGGCGTGCTCGGAAGCCTCGCTGCTCGTGGTCCAAAACGGCTTAGGAAATGAAGAGCTTTGCGCGAGCGCGTTCGGGGCCGATCGCGTCGTCGCGGCGGCGCTGACCACCGCCGTCGACCGCTTCGGCGAATCCGGCGTCATCGCATCAGCCAAAGGCGGGCTCACGATCGCGCCCGTCGGGCAACTGGCGCACAATTGGCTCATCGCCGCCTTCGAAACGACCGGCATGAAAGTCGCCGCCGCCGCCGATTGGCGCGCCTTGAAGTGGTCTAAACTGTGCATCAACTTGATGGCGAACGCCGTGTGCGCGATCCTCGACTGGACCCCGGAGCAGGTGTATGGCAACCGCGGCTCGTTCGGGATCGAACGGCGCTGCCTGCTCGAAGCCATCGCTGCGATGGAAGCGCTGAATCTTTCACCTGTCGGTCTGATCGATTTTCCCGTGCCGCTCTTGATAGGCGCGGTGCGCGCGCTGCCTTCCGCCGTGTTGCGACCCGTGCTCGCCGGTCGCGTCGTCGGCGGTCGCGGCGGCAAGCTTCCGTCATTGCTGATGGATCTGCGCGCTCACCGCTCGCAGCTCGAGGTGGAAGCGCTCAACGGCGCGGTCGCGCAACGCGCGTCCGCGGCCGGCGTCGCCGCGCCTGCGAACGCGGCGGTGACTCGCATCCTGCGCAGCATCGCCGCGAACGAAATCGACTGGGACCTCTACCGAGGTAAGCCCGAAGCGCTCGCAGCTGCGATCTCCTGA
- a CDS encoding DNA-3-methyladenine glycosylase I, producing MEQLWFVALDTARLRPLLLGARRRVASRALASASSDAGVRIADAAVAPCGLRAIVAGGSTEVKIFAKRVIALAAGNGALWRYRSARAARLSRDGLWACRRYLARARWVWPEDRTMKHTGILKRASVKRAASLMRAVDAAVDTTLGSEEVAARVRRYVADHDAPADDAVAFGRLCLVVFAQGMQWAIVESKRAALESAFCGFDPAAVAAFDDAKIRQMLAQPIIRNETKLRVCVDNARRWRELAAGDGTYLARLARYAVGDQPELGWPGLAQILCADFSRMGAIATRQTLKRWGFFTAFAHPGARRVLERLNVIDAAKEPEAAQLAIGAIAQQLGRDPYAVEAVLALFAALGPCRVKPQCDECALSDRCPSAAAAQAS from the coding sequence GTGGAGCAGCTCTGGTTCGTAGCGCTCGACACTGCGCGGCTGCGGCCGCTCTTGCTTGGCGCGCGACGACGGGTCGCTTCGCGTGCGCTCGCTTCGGCGTCGTCTGATGCAGGCGTGAGGATCGCGGATGCGGCCGTGGCGCCCTGCGGCCTTCGAGCCATCGTCGCCGGCGGTTCCACAGAGGTGAAAATCTTCGCGAAGCGCGTGATCGCGCTAGCCGCTGGCAACGGCGCGCTGTGGCGCTATCGTTCAGCGCGCGCAGCGCGACTTTCGCGCGATGGGCTGTGGGCTTGCCGCCGTTATCTTGCTCGAGCGCGCTGGGTTTGGCCAGAGGATCGAACCATGAAACACACCGGGATTCTGAAGCGCGCGTCCGTCAAGCGCGCCGCCTCGCTCATGCGCGCCGTCGATGCGGCCGTTGACACGACGCTCGGCTCCGAGGAGGTCGCAGCTCGCGTGCGCCGTTACGTCGCCGATCACGACGCGCCCGCCGACGATGCGGTGGCTTTTGGCCGCCTGTGTCTGGTGGTATTCGCGCAGGGGATGCAGTGGGCCATCGTCGAGTCGAAACGCGCCGCGCTCGAGTCGGCGTTTTGCGGCTTTGACCCGGCGGCTGTGGCCGCATTCGACGACGCTAAGATCAGGCAGATGCTCGCGCAGCCTATCATTCGAAACGAAACCAAGCTGCGGGTATGCGTGGACAACGCGCGCCGGTGGCGCGAGCTTGCCGCCGGCGATGGCACGTATCTCGCTCGGCTGGCGAGGTACGCCGTAGGCGATCAGCCCGAGCTCGGGTGGCCCGGGCTCGCCCAGATTCTGTGCGCCGATTTTTCCCGGATGGGCGCTATAGCGACTCGACAGACGCTCAAGCGCTGGGGGTTCTTCACGGCCTTCGCGCATCCGGGCGCGCGGCGCGTGCTCGAACGGCTCAACGTGATCGACGCGGCCAAGGAACCGGAAGCGGCGCAGCTCGCGATCGGCGCGATCGCGCAGCAGCTTGGGCGAGATCCCTACGCGGTCGAGGCCGTTCTGGCGCTGTTCGCAGCGCTCGGTCCGTGCCGTGTGAAGCCGCAGTGCGACGAATGCGCGTTATCCGACCGCTGCCCTTCCGCCGCCGCAGCCCAGGCGTCGTAG
- a CDS encoding DUF1003 domain-containing protein, whose product MPQAPAQVPTMVSDPQTDPTEHPAVMDVNQAHSDNLSKTETVCKDIADLTGAPLALLLAIVLQLCWVAVGIITHWDPFPFLFLLTCSNILQLILIFVIAVSQKRSSQHDELRAESDHDSIARLLHHQEVQEEILMRLAERTQTDVSDIKKSVQNLMQMAA is encoded by the coding sequence ATGCCACAAGCACCTGCGCAAGTACCTACGATGGTTTCCGATCCGCAGACGGATCCAACGGAACACCCGGCCGTCATGGACGTCAATCAGGCGCACAGCGATAACTTGTCGAAGACCGAGACGGTTTGCAAGGACATCGCGGACCTGACCGGTGCGCCGCTTGCGCTGCTGCTCGCAATCGTCCTTCAACTATGCTGGGTCGCGGTCGGGATCATCACGCACTGGGACCCCTTTCCCTTTCTCTTCCTGTTGACATGCTCGAATATTCTGCAGCTCATCCTCATCTTCGTGATCGCCGTGTCGCAAAAGCGATCGAGCCAGCACGATGAGCTTCGCGCCGAATCGGACCACGATTCGATAGCGCGGCTGCTCCATCATCAGGAGGTGCAGGAAGAGATCCTGATGCGCCTAGCCGAGCGTACGCAGACCGACGTCTCTGACATCAAGAAGTCGGTGCAAAACCTGATGCAGATGGCGGCCTAG
- a CDS encoding amino acid ABC transporter permease, translated as MTLRGFTVLFDPANLRFLWWGFEVTLQIAVWTIALSLAGGLVLGVARFAGENARGNPALRIVGILAGFYIELFRNLPMLLIMLAARFWSHLHPVPAAIAGMSLYTAAVMAEIVRAGLNGVGRSQWEASAAQGFTYLQTLRYVILPQGLRKVIPPLVGQFITVVKDTSYAWGLGVQEITGSGTIIFAKYLNPMETFTLIGLVYFVTNFSMALAARGLERRLARRTY; from the coding sequence GTGACGCTGCGCGGCTTCACCGTTCTGTTCGATCCCGCCAACCTGCGCTTCTTATGGTGGGGCTTCGAGGTGACGCTGCAGATCGCGGTGTGGACGATCGCGCTGTCGTTGGCGGGCGGCCTGGTGCTGGGCGTCGCGCGCTTCGCCGGCGAGAACGCGCGCGGCAATCCGGCCTTGCGCATCGTGGGAATCCTGGCGGGGTTCTATATCGAGCTCTTCCGCAACCTGCCGATGCTGTTGATCATGCTCGCGGCGCGTTTTTGGAGTCACCTGCATCCCGTGCCGGCGGCCATTGCCGGCATGTCGCTCTACACGGCCGCCGTGATGGCAGAGATCGTGCGCGCTGGGCTGAACGGGGTTGGCCGATCGCAATGGGAAGCGTCAGCCGCTCAGGGTTTTACGTACCTGCAGACCTTGCGCTATGTCATTTTACCGCAAGGTCTGCGCAAAGTGATTCCGCCTCTGGTCGGTCAGTTCATCACGGTCGTCAAGGACACGTCGTACGCGTGGGGCTTGGGCGTGCAGGAGATCACCGGCTCCGGCACCATCATCTTCGCGAAGTACCTCAACCCCATGGAGACGTTCACGCTCATCGGCCTAGTGTATTTCGTCACCAATTTCTCGATGGCGCTCGCGGCCCGCGGGCTGGAGCGGCGCCTGGCGAGGCGTACCTACTAA
- a CDS encoding amino acid ABC transporter permease has protein sequence MTLDAWSQLFADWRIFALGLGHTLFVAALALVFSTILGFVFGLLGVAPSGFLRALNRVYVEGIRNTPLLLQAFFLYYGLPRVHIVLPVLAVGVVSLSIYTGAFIAEVVRAGIQSVARGQLEAAYAQGFGFAAAMWHVVLPQAFRVILPPYTNQCVNLIKNTQILSLIAGADLVYQADTWSSETLLYGVAYVTVGALYLIITLPLATMARWLERRTGAALDIGRVA, from the coding sequence GTGACGCTCGACGCCTGGTCGCAACTCTTCGCCGACTGGCGCATCTTCGCACTCGGGCTGGGGCACACGCTCTTCGTAGCGGCCCTAGCCCTCGTTTTTTCCACGATCCTCGGATTCGTCTTCGGCTTGCTGGGCGTGGCGCCGTCCGGCTTCTTGCGCGCGCTGAACCGCGTCTACGTCGAGGGCATCCGCAACACGCCGCTGCTGCTGCAGGCGTTCTTCCTCTATTACGGCCTGCCGCGCGTCCACATCGTGCTCCCGGTGCTCGCGGTCGGGGTCGTCAGCCTGTCGATCTACACCGGGGCGTTCATCGCGGAGGTCGTGCGCGCCGGGATCCAGTCGGTCGCTCGCGGGCAGCTCGAAGCGGCCTACGCGCAAGGCTTTGGGTTTGCCGCGGCGATGTGGCACGTCGTCCTGCCTCAGGCGTTCCGCGTCATCCTGCCGCCGTACACCAATCAGTGCGTGAATCTGATCAAGAACACGCAGATCCTCTCGTTGATCGCCGGCGCCGATCTCGTCTATCAGGCCGACACGTGGTCCTCCGAGACCTTGCTGTACGGGGTCGCGTATGTCACCGTGGGCGCGCTCTATCTCATCATCACGCTGCCGCTTGCGACAATGGCGCGCTGGCTGGAGCGGCGTACCGGCGCCGCCCTGGACATCGGACGGGTCGCGTGA
- a CDS encoding transporter substrate-binding domain-containing protein, with amino-acid sequence MLKRFGFFGMAAFAALAVFIGGVARAGANVIPDIKSRGTLNVGVKADVLAFGYKNPQTNQFEGYEIDIAHEIAKRLLGDPNKINFTIVTAKTRQAMLDSGELDVITATFTITDARKKVVDFSPPYYTSGIALLVLRDSGIKGLKDLNGKTIGFIKGADTAQRLADRAKDLGVTFDAAAFESYPEILAALEAGRVQAFSTDGSILRFYEMQDPKTVILPDRYSNEDYGAATKKGSDDLRDFVAGVITDMQKSGALKKLQQKWGIYRENQAH; translated from the coding sequence ATGCTCAAGCGATTCGGCTTCTTCGGCATGGCGGCGTTCGCCGCGCTCGCCGTGTTCATCGGCGGGGTCGCGCGCGCCGGTGCGAACGTCATCCCCGACATCAAGTCGCGCGGCACGCTCAACGTCGGCGTCAAGGCTGACGTCCTCGCGTTCGGCTACAAGAACCCGCAGACCAACCAGTTCGAAGGCTACGAGATCGACATCGCGCACGAGATCGCTAAACGTTTGCTCGGCGACCCGAACAAGATCAACTTCACCATCGTGACCGCCAAAACGCGCCAAGCCATGCTCGATAGCGGCGAGCTCGACGTGATCACGGCGACCTTCACGATCACGGACGCGCGCAAGAAAGTGGTCGACTTCAGCCCACCCTACTACACGAGCGGCATCGCGCTGCTGGTGCTCAGGGATTCCGGCATCAAAGGGCTCAAGGACCTGAACGGCAAGACGATCGGCTTCATCAAAGGAGCCGACACGGCGCAGCGTTTGGCCGACAGAGCTAAGGATTTAGGGGTCACCTTCGATGCGGCGGCGTTCGAATCGTATCCTGAGATCCTCGCCGCGCTTGAGGCCGGCCGGGTGCAAGCGTTCTCAACGGACGGCTCAATCCTCCGATTCTATGAGATGCAGGATCCCAAGACGGTCATTCTACCTGATCGCTACAGCAATGAAGACTACGGCGCCGCCACCAAGAAGGGCAGCGACGACCTGCGCGACTTCGTAGCCGGCGTCATCACCGACATGCAGAAGTCCGGCGCCTTGAAGAAGCTCCAACAGAAGTGGGGTATCTACAGGGAGAACCAGGCGCACTAG
- a CDS encoding amino acid ABC transporter ATP-binding protein: MIQFESANKWFGQNHVLRDVTLRVDAGQRVVVCGPSGSGKSTLIRCVNGLEKLDSGRLMVDGVGLNNGKVDLPALRQHIGMVFQSFNLYPHKTVLENVSMAPILVQRVPAGEARDHARTYLERVGLSDKAGAYPAELSGGQQQRVAIARALAMRPKIMLFDEPTSALDPEMIQEVLDVMTSVAQENITMMVVTHEMGFASAVADRIVFIDAGEILEDQPPAEFFAHPRSERARAFLGKILKH; encoded by the coding sequence TTGATCCAGTTCGAGAGCGCCAATAAATGGTTCGGGCAGAATCACGTTTTGCGCGACGTGACGCTGCGCGTCGACGCAGGTCAGCGCGTCGTCGTATGCGGGCCGTCGGGCTCGGGCAAGTCCACGCTGATCCGCTGCGTCAACGGGCTCGAAAAATTGGATTCGGGGAGGTTGATGGTCGATGGCGTGGGCTTGAACAATGGCAAGGTCGACCTGCCTGCGCTGCGCCAGCACATCGGCATGGTCTTCCAATCGTTCAATCTCTACCCGCACAAAACCGTGCTCGAAAACGTCAGCATGGCGCCGATCCTCGTGCAGCGCGTTCCGGCGGGCGAAGCTCGAGATCATGCCCGCACCTATCTCGAGCGCGTCGGTCTCTCCGACAAGGCCGGCGCATACCCCGCGGAGCTGTCCGGCGGGCAGCAGCAACGCGTGGCCATCGCACGCGCGCTCGCCATGCGGCCGAAGATCATGCTCTTCGACGAACCCACGTCGGCGCTAGATCCGGAGATGATCCAGGAGGTGCTCGACGTGATGACGAGCGTCGCGCAGGAGAACATCACGATGATGGTCGTCACCCATGAGATGGGATTCGCTTCGGCGGTCGCGGACCGCATCGTGTTCATCGACGCCGGCGAGATCCTCGAGGATCAACCGCCGGCGGAGTTCTTCGCGCATCCTCGCTCCGAACGGGCACGCGCGTTCCTCGGCAAAATTCTCAAACACTAG
- a CDS encoding DsbA family protein, with product MTTVRLTYYLDVLSSWCLVAEPALARLRQECGERLAYDWRIAILFEKQAMGYSRETCDWYYSRTASISGTKLNAAWRESVADTTVPANLAAEAARTLGVSDDRVRLALARAAMNDGKKLARRDVATEIAARAGGLDPAALERAMDDPATMARIDDATAEFKALGGTIRPTFVLRNDIDDLAVLSGLYRYESLSACFQEMWHAADGVARFNAAHPAPAD from the coding sequence ATGACGACCGTGCGGCTCACCTATTATCTCGACGTTCTGTCTTCATGGTGTTTGGTCGCCGAACCCGCGCTTGCACGCCTGCGCCAAGAGTGCGGCGAGCGGCTCGCCTACGATTGGCGCATCGCAATCCTTTTCGAGAAGCAAGCGATGGGCTATTCGCGCGAGACCTGCGACTGGTATTACTCGCGCACCGCGTCGATCTCCGGCACGAAGCTCAACGCCGCGTGGCGCGAAAGCGTCGCCGACACGACCGTGCCGGCCAATCTTGCGGCTGAAGCGGCGCGCACGCTCGGGGTCAGCGACGATCGCGTACGTCTCGCGCTCGCACGAGCGGCGATGAACGACGGCAAGAAACTGGCGCGACGCGATGTCGCGACCGAAATCGCCGCACGCGCCGGTGGGCTGGATCCAGCGGCGCTGGAGCGCGCGATGGACGATCCCGCGACGATGGCGCGCATCGATGACGCGACCGCCGAATTTAAGGCGCTCGGCGGCACGATCCGACCGACGTTTGTGCTGCGCAACGACATCGACGATTTGGCGGTTCTATCCGGTTTGTACCGCTACGAGTCCCTTTCGGCATGCTTTCAGGAGATGTGGCACGCTGCTGACGGTGTCGCGCGCTTCAACGCCGCCCACCCCGCGCCGGCGGACTAG